A single genomic interval of Vulpes vulpes isolate BD-2025 chromosome 3, VulVul3, whole genome shotgun sequence harbors:
- the LOC140598094 gene encoding uncharacterized protein, translating to MFWRPEPKRGQKGEPLLRGHWRRPSQERWSQQILRAGEKACAHVLSLGDGSRGSPCLHQPVAQVEKPSKCQQCGKSFSRGSYLIRHQRIHTGEKSHRCRECGKGFSEHSNLTAHLRIHTGERPYHCGECGKSFNQSYSFIVHQRTHTGEKPYQCTTCGKRFNNSSHFSAHQRGHTGQGPHPCAQCGKSFKSSSRASAQQKTHAGEKPSTCSGCENSFPKNPVLTRQQGTHREDTLTPQEGTRLRVCRKANISVL from the coding sequence ATGTTTTGGCGCCCTGAGCCCAAGAGAGGCCAGAAAGGCGAGCCTCTGCTAAGAGGGCATTGGAGACGCCCATCCCAGGAGAGGTGGAGTCAGCAGATACTCCGTGCTGGGGAGAAGGCCTGTGCCCATGTCCTGAGCCTGGGAGATGGCTCTCGGGGCTCTCCCTGTCTCCACCAGCCAGTCGCCCAAGTGGAGAAACCATCAAAGTGCCAGCAGTGTGGGAAAAGCTTTAGTCGAGGTTCTTACCTCATCCGGCACCAGAGAATCCACACAGGAGAGAAGTCTCACAGGTGCAGGGAATGTGGGAAAGGCTTCAGTGAGCACTCCAACCTCACTGCCCACCTAAGGATACACACAGGGGAGCGACCCTACCACTGTGGGGAGTGTGGGAAAAGCTTCAACCAGAGCTACAGTTTCATCGTACACCAGAGGACCCACACTGGGGAGAAGCCTTACCAGTGTACCACCTGTGGGAAGAGATTCAACAACAGCTCCCATTTCAGTGCTCACCAGCGAGGCCACACAGGGCAGGGCCCCCACCCATGTGCACAGTGTGGGAAAAGCTTCAAGAGCAGCTCCCGCGCCAGTGCCCAGCAGAAGACACACGCTGGGGAGAAGCCCTCCACGTGCTCTGGGTGTGAGAACAGCTTCCCCAAGAACCCTGTCCTCACCCGCCAGCAGgggacacacagagaagacaCACTCACACCCCAAGAAGGGACACGGCTACGAGTGTGTAGGAAAGCCAACATATCAGTTCTGTAG
- the LOC112909099 gene encoding zinc finger protein 75D-like, with amino-acid sequence MKTAESQLVTMSHNEFWNIHPGLQEHWSWNSHRETEPICEKAMPVHQILAFSDKTTTKDWTVAPRLILPESQSLLTFEEVAMYFSQEEWELLDPTQKALYNDVMRENYETVISLVVPVHQIPAFCEKTNTKDWTVTPELILSESQSLLTFEEVAMYFSQEEWELLDPTQKALYNDVMRENYETVISLALFVLPKPKVISYLEQEEEPWVQGPLEFKDNPGELPTGLKLKTDTENHQPICLSDLEIQAPGDFVSKKTRVKVPPKTTGKENHSDTHRMGKWHQEFPVHQTKELSIWEEELQRLMDLHKKARAVEKPFTCQECRKNFRLTSDLTKHKKIHTEVKPYKCQHCGKSFRGKSDLNKHVTIHQGIKPYKCSWCGKSFSQNSNLRTHQRTHTGEKPFMCYICGKKFSQNSHLTKHRRTHL; translated from the exons ATGAAGACAGCAGAGTCACAGCTAGTGACCATGTCCCACAATGAATTCTGGAATATACATCCAGGGCTACAAGAACACTGGAGCTGGAATTCTCATAGAGAAACTGAGCCTATATGTGAGAAAG CTATGCCTGTTCACCAGATCCTAGCTTTTTCTGACAAGACCACCACCAAAGACTGGACAGTGGCACCCAGGCTCATCTTGCCTGAGTCCCAG AGCTTGTTGACATTTGAAGAAGTGGCCATGTATTTTTCCCAGGAAGAATGGGAGTTACTGGATCCCACTCAGAAGGCCCTCTACAATGATGTAATGCGAGAAAACTATGAGACTGTCATCTCTCTAG TTGTGCCTGTTCACCAGATCCCAGCCTTTTGTGAGAAGACAAACACCAAAGACTGGACAGTGACACCCGAGCTCATCTTGTCTGAGTCCCAG AGCTTGTTGACATTTGAAGAAGTGGCCATGTATTTTTCCCAGGAAGAATGGGAGTTACTGGATCCCACTCAGAAGGCCCTCTACAATGATGTAATGCGAGAAAACTATGAGACTGTCATCTCTCTAG CGTTATTTGTACTCCCCAAACCTAAAGTGATCTCCTATCTAGAGCAAGAAGAAGAGCCATGGGTTCAAGGGCCCTTGGAGTTCAAGGACAATCCTGGAGAGCTGCCTACAG GGTTAAAGCTCAAAACTGACACTGAAAACCATCAGCCTATATGTCTTTCTGACTTAGAAATACAAGCACCAGGAGACTTTGTATCAAAAAAGACCAGAGTGAAAGTTCCCCCAAAAACAACAGGCAAAGAAAATCATAGTGATACACACAGGATGGGGAAGTGGCATCAAGAGTTTCCAGTTCATCAAACAAAGGAACTTTCAATTTGGGAAGAAGAGCTGCAGAGACTTATGGATCTTCACAAGAAAGCCCGTGCAGTAGAGAAGCCTTTTACATGCCAGGAGTGTAGGAAAAACTTCAGACTGACTTCTGATCTTactaaacacaaaaaaattcacaCAGAAGTGAAGCCATATAAATGTCAACATTGTGGTAAGAGCTTTAGAGGGAAATCAGATCTTAATAAGCATGTAACAATACACCAAGGAATAAAACCGTATAAATGCTCCTGGTGTGGGAAAAGCTTCAGTCAAAATTCAAATCTCCGTACACATCAAAGaactcacactggagagaaaccctttATGTGTTATATATGTGGAAAGAAATTCAGTCAGAATTCCCACCTTACTAAACATCGAAGAACCCATCTGTAG